The Quercus robur chromosome 7, dhQueRobu3.1, whole genome shotgun sequence genome has a segment encoding these proteins:
- the LOC126690827 gene encoding probable xyloglucan endotransglucosylase/hydrolase protein 32 has protein sequence MAMPIWHVIYLYLSIEGPTNPLIYIKQLCHTLLTYAPCLNSQSSLSHSLTVHFIHTYTRTITIILLSPHYSFLSFIFLPLFMAFFLFLLLILLVPSSNAQWPPSPGYWPSSRFNSMSFYKGYKNLWGPSHQSFGQNALSIWLDRTSGSGFKSVRPFRSGYFGASIKLQPGYTAGVITAFYLSNNEAHPGFHDEVDIEFLGTTFGKPYTLQTNVYIRGSGDGRIIGREMKFHLWFDPTQNFHHYAILWSPKELIFLVDDVPIRRYPRKSDATFPLRPMWVYGSIWDASSWATEDGKYKADYKYQPFVARYTNFKATGCSAYSPARCHPVSASPFRSGGLTRQQYRAMRWVQSHNLVYDYCRDSKRDHSLTPECWG, from the exons ATGGCAATGCCAATATGGCATG TCATTTACTTGTACCTCTCAATAGAGGGACCCACTAATCCTCTTATTTATATCAAACAGTTATGCCATACTCTTCTTACATATGCACCTTGTCTCAATTCTCAAAGTTCTCTGTCTCATTCTCTCACCGTTCATtttatacacacatacacacgcACAATCACAATCATTCTACTTTCTCCACATTATAGCTTCCTTTCATTCATCTTTCTTCCCCTCTTCatggctttctttcttttcctactTTTGATCCTTTTAGTCCCTTCAAGCAATGCTCAGTGGCCACCTTCACCTGGCTACTGGCCAAGCTCTAGGTTCAACTCTATGAGCTTTTACAAAGGATATAAAAACCTCTGGGGTCCTTCGCATCAAAGCTTTGGCCAAAATGCATTAAGCATCTGGCTTGATCGTACCTCAG GAAGTGGGTTCAAGTCTGTCCGTCCATTTCGATCTGGCTACTTTGGTGCCTCCATTAAGCTTCAACCTGGTTACACTGCAGGAGTCATTACAGCTTTCTAT CTCTCCAACAATGAAGCTCATCCAGGTTTCCATGATGAAGTAGACATTGAATTCCTTGGGACAACATTTGGGAAGCCTTATACTTTACAGACCAATGTTTACATCAGAGGGAGTGGGGATGGGAGAATTATAGGCAGAGAGATGAAGTTTCATCTATGGTTTGATCCCACCCAAAATTTTCATCATTATGCTATACTGTGGAGTCCTAAAGAGCTCAT ATTCCTTGTGGATGACGTGCCCATAAGGAGGTACCCGAGGAAGAGTGATGCCACATTTCCACTAAGGCCAATGTGGGTTTATGGTTCTATATGGGATGCTTCATCATGGGCCACTGAAGATGGAAAATACAAAGCTGATTATAAGTACCAGCCATTTGTTGCAAGGTACACAAATTTCAAGGCCACTGGTTGCTCAGCCTATTCACCAGCTAGGTGCCACCcagtctctgcctcaccattcAGGTCCGGTGGGCTAACTAGACAACAATATAGAGCCATGAGATGGGTTCAAAGCCACAATTTGGTTTATGACTATTGCAGGGATTCCAAGAGGGACCATTCCCTGACACCTGAGTGCTGGGGTTAA